The bacterium genomic sequence CTCGACCTTTTCCATGTATTGACTGGAGGTGTATCCCCTTTTCATAGCGCTCAGCACCCTGTCCGATCCAGCCTGGACAGGAAGGTGAATGTGCTCGCAGACAGTTGGCAGGTCAGCCATAGCATGGGCCAGTTCAGGAGAAAAATCCTTGGGGTGAGATGTAACGAAACGCAACCTTTCCAGACCGGGCAGCAAATCCATCGATTCCAGGAGAGAAACAAAGCCAGTGCCGGTGTCAGGATCCTGATACGAGTTGACGTTCTGACCAAGGAGAGTGATCTCCCGAACCCCTTTATCGACAAGAAATAATGCTTCGTCAAGTATCTCTGAAGCTGGCCTGCTCACTTCCCGCCCTCGCACAAAGGGAACAACGCAATAGGCGCAGTAGTTGTTGCACCCCTTCATTATGGTGAGCAGTGAGGTCGCTCCCCGGGCACCCATAACTCTGGGGGCATCCGCAGTGGGAACGGTCCCTGTGTCTTCCCTTACCCGGCAGATCCTCTTCCCGCTTTTTTTACGTTCCGCGAGCATTGCTGAAAGTTCGTCCAGATTATGGGTTCCGAAGACTACATCTACAGATGGGGCCCGTTTGAGAATTCGCTCACCTTCCTGCTGAGCAACACAACCGCCTACACCAATGAGAAGATCCGGGTTTATCTTTTTCAGAGGTTTGAACCTGCCCAGATGGCTGTAAACTTTGTTCTCTGCCTTCTCTCGGATGGAACAGGTGTTGAGGATTATCACATCAGCTTCTTCCTCTGAAGCAGCTGGAACGTAACTATCCTGAAGAAAGGCGTAGATCTTTTCACTGTCATAGACGTTCATCTGACATCCGAACGTCTTGACGTAAAGTTTTCCAGGTTCGTTCATCTTGTTTTCCGGGGAGTGGTCACTGGCCGGATTGGTTTTTTGAGATCTCGCATAGCTCCAGAGCCAGGAGGACCGCTTCTAAAGCAGTTGAAGCTGGACGGGTTCCCTCTATTTTCCAGCCGCCCAGATCCACTACAGGCCTCCCGATGTTTAATGCCAGTGCAATCTCTGACAAGGTTCCTGGGCCGCCAGGCAGAGCAACAAGGGCGTCAGCGGTTTTGACAACCAGAACGTTCCTCGCAACTCCCATCCCGGTTGGAATTGGAAAAGTGATATGTGGGTTTGCTTCACTCTTATCGGAACCGGGGAGGATCCCGATGGTGGTCCCACCTTCCTGAACCGCTCCCCTGCTTGCAGCTTCCATTATTCCTGAAAGTCCGCCGCAAACCATAACTGCACCATGCCTGGCGATGAGAGAACCGACCTCCATTGCCAGGGGATCATGGTGTTTTTCAGTAGCTCCGGACCCTACAACTCCGATTACGAAGGCCAAGGGTTACTTCCTCTTGTGTCTGCTGCGGGCTAAAAGCTTCTTGTGTTTATGCTTTCTCATTTTTTTCCGGCGTTTCTTGATAACGCTTCCCAAATGCTCGCCCTCCTTTCCTCTTATTGTCCCCTCAGGGGGGATTAAAAACAGCATCCATCAAAAAGTCGCAGACGCCTTTTATTCATGATTATTGATATGTGCCCATTGAGCTTCAACTCTACAACTTATTATAGGGGCCTGAAAAAGGCAAGGGGCGTTGACAGGGGCGTTGACAGGGGCGTTCCTTCGGACTTGGCGCTGGCGTGCCTCAGGAATTGAGTGCAGAGTGTAGGGTACAGAGTGTAGAGGGAGAAATCAGGCCAAAGACCAAAGAAAATAACTTCAAACATCAAACCCGCCCTTTCACGTTCGCTCAGCCGCTCAGTCGCCAAGTCGAGAGTTCCCCCACGTGTCCGTCACTTCCTCCCTGGAAAAAGAAGAAGTTGATCCCCCACCACGACTGCTTTTTCAATCAAACCGGTAACATATTCAATGGAGTTGCTCACAGCTTCAACCATCGGAATGCCACGGCCAAGGTGGACAGCGATGGCAGTGGAAAGGGCGCATCCTGTACCTCTTGGAGGCCTTTCCC encodes the following:
- the miaB gene encoding tRNA (N6-isopentenyl adenosine(37)-C2)-methylthiotransferase MiaB gives rise to the protein MNEPGKLYVKTFGCQMNVYDSEKIYAFLQDSYVPAASEEEADVIILNTCSIREKAENKVYSHLGRFKPLKKINPDLLIGVGGCVAQQEGERILKRAPSVDVVFGTHNLDELSAMLAERKKSGKRICRVREDTGTVPTADAPRVMGARGATSLLTIMKGCNNYCAYCVVPFVRGREVSRPASEILDEALFLVDKGVREITLLGQNVNSYQDPDTGTGFVSLLESMDLLPGLERLRFVTSHPKDFSPELAHAMADLPTVCEHIHLPVQAGSDRVLSAMKRGYTSSQYMEKVELLRKLIPEVEFTTDIIVGFPGEEREDFERTSEILNSVKYQNIFSFRFSPRPGTAAAAMNDPVNADVKRSWLPELQDLQNLITAEKHRNMIGREVEVLVEEKDKKKNGFLEGRTRTNYIVHFPGDPDLAGKIVRIRLTSSRAIHVMGEMVN
- a CDS encoding TIGR00725 family protein — its product is MAFVIGVVGSGATEKHHDPLAMEVGSLIARHGAVMVCGGLSGIMEAASRGAVQEGGTTIGILPGSDKSEANPHITFPIPTGMGVARNVLVVKTADALVALPGGPGTLSEIALALNIGRPVVDLGGWKIEGTRPASTALEAVLLALELCEISKNQSGQ
- a CDS encoding AURKAIP1/COX24 domain-containing protein; translation: MGSVIKKRRKKMRKHKHKKLLARSRHKRK